Proteins from one Bradyrhizobium roseum genomic window:
- a CDS encoding YdcF family protein, with product MSLPHDDSTPKTRAARPRGWLRVAVVGTMAILFVCAAVGFIGFLSQLRGVEIKPARNADGIVVLTGGSSRVSDAMQLLAGGYGKRLLISGVHPTNAVSDISRSLPDNQSLLGCCVDLDRSAVNTRSNASETRRWARERGFRSLIVVTSNYHMPRAIVELSHAMPDVTLIPFAVVGDRWREEPWWTSGTTLRLLLSEYAKYVAVEVRVRLADIGIEVMPETSDPTTPPPRRPATAQAN from the coding sequence ATGAGTCTACCGCACGATGACAGCACGCCGAAGACGCGGGCCGCGCGGCCGCGCGGTTGGCTGCGCGTGGCCGTCGTCGGCACCATGGCGATCCTGTTCGTCTGCGCTGCCGTGGGCTTCATCGGCTTTCTCTCGCAACTGCGCGGCGTTGAGATCAAGCCGGCGCGCAACGCCGACGGGATCGTGGTGCTGACCGGCGGCTCGTCGCGGGTGTCGGACGCGATGCAATTGCTGGCCGGCGGCTACGGCAAGCGGCTGCTGATTTCCGGCGTGCATCCGACCAATGCCGTCAGCGACATTTCGCGTTCGCTGCCCGACAACCAGTCGCTGCTCGGCTGCTGCGTCGATCTCGATCGTTCCGCTGTCAACACCCGCAGCAACGCCTCGGAGACCCGGCGCTGGGCCCGCGAGCGCGGCTTCAGGTCGCTGATCGTGGTCACGTCGAACTACCACATGCCGCGGGCGATCGTGGAACTGTCCCACGCGATGCCGGATGTGACGCTGATCCCTTTTGCGGTGGTCGGCGACCGCTGGCGTGAGGAGCCATGGTGGACCAGCGGCACGACGCTGCGCCTGCTGCTGTCGGAATACGCCAAGTATGTCGCCGTCGAGGTCCGCGTCCGGCTGGCCGACATCGGCATCGAGGTGATGCCGGAAACCTCCGACCCGACCACCCCGCCGCCGCGCCGGCCGGCGACCGCGCAGGCGAACTGA
- a CDS encoding cell division protein FtsX, with product MSRMGDEHGPLVDLGTERPQVPARARNMSPIVPRASISGRALVAVVAIMTFLASITTGTVLLVSASAAEWQSEVASEITMQVRPQAGRDLDRDVNAAAEAMRAQPGIVQVKPFSKDESAKLLEPWLGSGLSIEQLPVPRVIVARVQPGTTLDLAGLRKAVTQVAPSASVDDHRAWIERMRSMTGATVFAGIGILILVIAATIISVSFATRGAMAANRPIVEVLHFVGAGDRYIANHFLRHFLRLGLEGGVIGGGAAMLFFGFSESTAAWFSGTPVGDQFAALLGTFSLPPSGYLALAVQAVAIAAITAWASRRTLFATLDDID from the coding sequence ATGAGTAGGATGGGTGACGAGCACGGGCCGCTGGTGGACCTCGGGACCGAGCGGCCGCAGGTGCCGGCGCGCGCCCGCAACATGTCGCCGATCGTGCCGCGGGCGTCGATCTCCGGCCGCGCGCTGGTGGCGGTCGTCGCCATCATGACGTTCCTCGCCTCCATCACCACCGGCACCGTGCTGCTGGTCAGCGCCTCCGCCGCGGAATGGCAGTCGGAAGTCGCCAGCGAAATCACCATGCAGGTGCGCCCGCAGGCCGGCCGCGATCTCGATCGCGACGTCAACGCCGCCGCAGAGGCGATGCGGGCACAACCCGGCATCGTCCAGGTCAAGCCTTTCAGCAAGGATGAATCGGCGAAGTTGCTGGAGCCGTGGCTGGGCAGTGGGTTGTCGATCGAGCAGCTGCCGGTGCCGCGCGTCATCGTCGCGCGGGTGCAGCCCGGCACGACGCTCGATCTCGCCGGCTTACGCAAGGCGGTGACGCAGGTGGCGCCGTCGGCCAGCGTCGACGATCATCGCGCCTGGATCGAGCGCATGCGCTCGATGACCGGGGCGACGGTATTCGCCGGCATCGGCATCCTCATCCTGGTGATCGCGGCGACCATCATCTCGGTGTCGTTTGCGACCCGCGGCGCGATGGCGGCGAACCGGCCGATCGTCGAGGTGCTGCACTTCGTCGGCGCCGGCGACCGCTACATCGCCAATCACTTTCTGCGGCACTTCCTTCGGCTCGGGCTGGAGGGCGGCGTGATCGGCGGCGGCGCCGCGATGCTGTTTTTCGGCTTCTCCGAATCGACCGCCGCCTGGTTCTCGGGCACCCCGGTCGGCGATCAGTTCGCCGCGCTGTTGGGAACGTTTTCGTTGCCGCCCTCGGGCTATCTGGCGCTCGCCGTGCAGGCCGTGGCGATCGCCGCCATCACCGCCTGGGCCTCGCGACGGACGCTGTTCGCCACGCTGGACGACATCGATTGA
- the ftsE gene encoding cell division ATP-binding protein FtsE has translation MVRFENVGLRYGLGPEILRDLTFLIPAHSFQFLTGPSGAGKTSLLRLLFLSIRPTRGLVNIFGQDVSLLSKDQIANMRQKIGIVLQDFRLLDHMTTYENVALPFRVMGREESSYRREVIDLLKWVGLGERMDALPPILSGGEKQRAAIARAVISRPQLLLADEPTGSVDPTLGRRLLRLFIELNRLGTAVIIATHDITLMDQYEARRMVLHQGRLHIYE, from the coding sequence TTGGTTCGGTTCGAAAATGTCGGTTTGCGGTACGGGCTCGGCCCGGAGATTCTGCGCGACCTTACCTTCCTGATTCCGGCGCACTCCTTCCAGTTCCTCACCGGCCCGTCGGGCGCCGGCAAGACCTCGCTGCTCCGGCTGCTGTTCCTGTCGATCAGGCCGACGCGCGGCCTCGTCAATATTTTCGGCCAGGATGTCTCGCTGCTCAGCAAGGACCAGATCGCGAACATGCGCCAGAAGATCGGCATCGTGCTGCAGGATTTTCGCCTGCTCGACCATATGACGACCTATGAGAACGTCGCGCTGCCGTTCCGTGTGATGGGCCGCGAGGAATCCAGCTATCGCCGCGAGGTGATCGACCTGTTGAAATGGGTCGGCCTCGGCGAGCGCATGGATGCGCTGCCGCCGATCCTGTCGGGCGGTGAGAAGCAGCGCGCGGCGATCGCGCGCGCGGTGATCTCGCGACCGCAATTGCTGCTGGCGGACGAGCCGACCGGCAGCGTCGATCCGACGCTCGGCCGCCGCCTGCTGCGGCTGTTCATCGAACTGAACCGGCTCGGCACCGCCGTCATCATCGCGACCCACGACATCACGCTGATGGACCAGTACGAGGCGCGGCGGATGGTGCTGCATCAGGGACGGCTGCACATCTATGAGTAG
- a CDS encoding MJ0042-type zinc finger domain-containing protein — translation MHIICPHCTTSYAINPATLGAAGRTVRCSRCKETWLARPEDAIEMAEAMPAALPDATQAAPAANDAADEWEALARAEEGQDTPVVDSPSISAGMPAEGEGSQASSEGDWPTAARQDADHQEEIPIAGRRQRLSGLLRLPSLPRIPFMPSVGLPTACTAMGALILALLIWRAEMVRLLPQTATFYKMVGLEVNLRGLAFKNIKITNETVDGKPVLVIEGTIVGESRKPVELPRLRFSVRDAQGAEIYAWNAVLEQPVLNPGERAYFKSRLASPPAEGRNIDVRFFNKRDLGGHA, via the coding sequence ATGCATATCATTTGCCCTCATTGTACAACATCTTACGCCATCAATCCGGCTACCCTGGGCGCCGCCGGACGCACCGTCCGCTGCTCGCGCTGCAAGGAAACCTGGCTGGCGCGGCCCGAAGACGCGATCGAAATGGCGGAAGCCATGCCGGCCGCCCTGCCAGATGCCACGCAAGCGGCCCCGGCCGCAAACGACGCCGCGGACGAATGGGAGGCTTTGGCGCGCGCGGAAGAGGGCCAGGATACCCCTGTGGTCGACAGCCCCTCGATTTCGGCCGGCATGCCGGCGGAAGGCGAAGGCTCGCAAGCCAGCAGCGAGGGCGACTGGCCAACGGCCGCCCGGCAGGATGCGGACCATCAAGAGGAAATCCCGATCGCCGGCCGCCGCCAGCGGCTGTCTGGTCTTCTCCGGCTGCCATCGCTGCCCCGCATCCCCTTCATGCCGTCCGTCGGCCTGCCCACCGCCTGCACCGCAATGGGCGCGCTGATCCTGGCGCTGCTGATCTGGCGCGCAGAAATGGTGCGGCTGCTGCCGCAGACCGCGACGTTCTACAAGATGGTCGGGCTGGAAGTGAACCTGCGCGGGCTGGCGTTCAAGAACATCAAGATCACCAACGAGACCGTCGACGGCAAGCCGGTCCTGGTCATCGAAGGCACCATCGTCGGTGAGAGCCGAAAACCGGTCGAATTGCCGCGGCTGCGTTTTTCCGTGCGCGACGCGCAGGGCGCGGAGATTTACGCCTGGAACGCGGTGCTGGAGCAGCCGGTGCTCAATCCCGGCGAGCGCGCCTATTTCAAGTCGCGGCTGGCTTCGCCGCCGGCTGAAGGTCGTAATATTGACGTACGCTTTTTCAACAAGCGGGATCTGGGCGGCCACGCCTGA
- a CDS encoding response regulator produces MPRVLIADDEESMRVLVARAIAMDGHDTVTAEDGAEALDILTREKGAFDLLLTDIQMPVMDGIALALAAARDFPKLKILLMTGYAAQRERASGLNAIVHDVVTKPFSVHDIRTAVADALAAGAKG; encoded by the coding sequence ATGCCGCGCGTGCTGATTGCCGATGACGAGGAATCGATGCGCGTGCTGGTGGCACGCGCCATCGCCATGGACGGTCACGATACCGTCACCGCCGAGGACGGCGCCGAAGCGCTCGACATCCTGACCCGCGAAAAAGGCGCCTTCGACCTGCTGCTGACCGACATCCAGATGCCGGTCATGGACGGCATCGCACTGGCGCTGGCGGCGGCGCGCGATTTCCCCAAGTTGAAGATCCTTCTGATGACGGGCTATGCCGCCCAGCGCGAACGTGCCTCCGGTCTCAATGCGATCGTGCACGACGTGGTAACGAAGCCGTTCTCGGTGCATGATATCCGCACGGCGGTGGCCGATGCGCTGGCGGCGGGGGCGAAGGGGTAA
- a CDS encoding TIGR02302 family protein — protein MSGASPDPSQPARGPDAVARLQLTQALQRAQYAIAWERVWPGLARVLSVVGLFLVASWAGLWLALPFSGRAIGIGLFALAAMAALYPFARFRWPTREEALSRLDRGTGIRHRPATALTDTLSTQDPIAQALWREQRERTLASIKRIRAGLPSPRLPIHDPWALRALVMVMLVAAYFAAGDERSLRIAAAFDWNGVLAPANVRVDAWVTPPVYTGKPPVILSANRDAASPDSGAPLSVPAGSTLLVRSSGGTIDVAVGGGVTEVAPSEQAPKGTNERHFKIASDGTAHVRAPAGQPLWRFAATPDRAPTVSLAKDPERQARGSLQMSYKLEDDYGVTEARAQFIARNADAANETNKETKNANKDSQEAGKAAARPLFEPPQFPLVLPNARTRNGVGQTVKDLSEDPYAGADVTLTLTAKDEAGNEGRSEPFNMRLPERLFTKPLARALIEQRRVLALDANQILQVYAALDALMIAPELFTPETGHYLGLHSIARQIEAVRKDEARRVLIATVWSLEPALYSVVRELDASSSDDGLREVVASLWALAVTIEDGNISDVDKALRAAQEALKQALERGATDEEIKKLTENLRAALDNFLRQLAEQLKNNPQQLSRPLDPNTKMLSQQDLKSMLDRMERMSRSGDKEAAKQLLEQLQQMLENLQMAQPGQGGDDMEQALNELGDMIRKQQQLRDKTYKQGQDSRRDRQRGKQPGDQNMGDLQQDQQALRDRLKKLQEELAKRGMGPGQRGQQGQQGQQGQRGERGQQGQGQQGQGGDPGDGEDGLDQADNAMGDATGRLGDGNADGAVDSQGRALEALRKGAQSLAEAMQQGDGDQPGDGPGNPRGRQQGAQNSTDPLGRPMRNNEFTDDYTVKIPGEIDVQRVRRILEELRRRLADPARPQIELDYIERLLKDY, from the coding sequence TTGAGCGGCGCCTCACCTGACCCCTCACAGCCCGCGCGCGGACCGGATGCTGTCGCGCGGCTTCAACTGACGCAGGCGCTGCAGCGGGCGCAATATGCGATCGCGTGGGAGCGCGTCTGGCCCGGCCTGGCGCGGGTTTTGAGCGTCGTCGGGCTGTTTCTGGTGGCGTCGTGGGCCGGGTTGTGGCTGGCACTGCCGTTCTCTGGGCGCGCAATCGGCATCGGCCTGTTTGCCCTCGCGGCGATGGCCGCTCTCTATCCATTCGCACGATTTCGCTGGCCAACCCGCGAAGAGGCGTTGAGCCGGCTCGACCGCGGCACCGGCATTCGCCACCGCCCCGCCACCGCGCTGACCGACACACTGTCGACCCAGGACCCGATCGCGCAGGCGCTGTGGCGCGAGCAGCGCGAGCGCACGCTGGCCTCGATCAAGCGGATCCGCGCCGGCCTGCCGTCGCCGCGGTTGCCGATCCACGATCCCTGGGCGCTGCGCGCGCTGGTCATGGTGATGCTGGTGGCGGCCTATTTTGCCGCGGGCGACGAGCGCAGCCTGCGGATTGCCGCGGCGTTCGACTGGAACGGCGTGCTGGCGCCGGCCAACGTCCGGGTCGATGCCTGGGTGACGCCGCCGGTCTATACCGGCAAGCCGCCGGTGATCCTGTCCGCCAATCGCGATGCGGCTTCGCCCGACAGCGGCGCGCCGCTGTCGGTGCCCGCGGGCAGCACGCTGCTGGTGCGCTCCAGCGGCGGCACCATCGACGTCGCAGTCGGCGGCGGCGTAACTGAAGTGGCGCCGAGCGAGCAGGCGCCGAAGGGCACCAACGAACGGCATTTCAAGATCGCGAGCGACGGCACCGCGCATGTCCGTGCGCCGGCCGGCCAGCCGCTGTGGCGCTTCGCCGCCACGCCCGACCGCGCGCCCACCGTCTCGCTCGCCAAGGATCCTGAACGCCAGGCCCGCGGCTCGCTGCAGATGTCCTACAAGCTCGAGGACGATTACGGCGTCACCGAAGCGCGCGCGCAATTCATCGCGCGCAATGCGGATGCGGCCAACGAGACGAACAAGGAAACGAAGAACGCCAACAAGGATAGCCAGGAAGCGGGCAAGGCCGCGGCACGGCCGCTGTTCGAGCCGCCGCAGTTTCCGCTGGTGCTGCCGAATGCGCGCACCCGCAACGGCGTTGGCCAGACCGTAAAAGACCTCAGCGAGGATCCCTATGCCGGCGCCGACGTCACGCTGACGCTCACGGCCAAGGACGAGGCCGGCAACGAAGGCAGGAGCGAGCCCTTCAACATGCGGCTGCCGGAGCGGCTGTTCACCAAGCCGCTGGCGCGCGCCCTGATCGAGCAGCGCCGCGTGCTGGCGCTCGACGCCAACCAGATTTTGCAGGTTTATGCTGCGCTCGATGCGCTGATGATCGCGCCGGAATTGTTCACGCCGGAGACGGGTCACTATCTTGGTCTCCACAGCATAGCTCGACAGATCGAGGCAGTCCGCAAAGACGAAGCCAGGCGCGTGCTGATCGCCACCGTGTGGTCGCTCGAGCCAGCCCTGTACAGCGTCGTGCGCGAACTCGATGCCAGCAGCTCCGACGACGGGCTGCGCGAGGTCGTCGCCAGCCTGTGGGCGCTCGCCGTCACCATCGAGGACGGCAATATTTCCGACGTCGACAAGGCGCTGCGCGCGGCGCAGGAAGCGCTCAAGCAGGCGCTGGAACGCGGCGCCACCGACGAGGAGATCAAGAAGCTCACCGAAAATCTGCGCGCCGCGCTGGACAATTTTCTGCGCCAGCTCGCCGAGCAGCTGAAAAACAATCCGCAGCAGCTCTCCCGCCCGCTCGATCCCAACACCAAGATGCTGAGCCAGCAGGATCTCAAGAGCATGCTGGACCGAATGGAGCGGATGTCGCGCTCCGGCGACAAGGAAGCCGCCAAGCAGTTGCTGGAACAGCTGCAGCAGATGCTGGAAAACCTGCAGATGGCGCAGCCCGGCCAGGGCGGCGACGACATGGAGCAGGCGCTGAACGAACTCGGCGATATGATCCGCAAGCAGCAGCAGTTGCGCGACAAGACCTACAAGCAGGGCCAGGATTCCCGGCGCGACCGACAGCGCGGCAAGCAGCCGGGCGACCAGAACATGGGCGACCTGCAGCAGGACCAGCAGGCCCTGCGCGACCGGCTGAAGAAACTGCAGGAAGAGCTTGCCAAGCGTGGCATGGGGCCGGGCCAGCGCGGCCAACAGGGGCAGCAGGGGCAGCAGGGCCAGCGCGGCGAACGGGGCCAGCAGGGCCAGGGCCAGCAAGGTCAGGGCGGCGACCCCGGCGATGGCGAGGACGGGCTCGATCAGGCCGATAACGCCATGGGCGACGCCACCGGGCGGCTCGGCGACGGCAATGCCGATGGCGCGGTGGACTCGCAAGGTCGGGCGCTGGAAGCGCTGCGCAAGGGTGCGCAGAGCCTCGCCGAAGCCATGCAGCAAGGCGACGGCGACCAGCCCGGCGACGGCCCCGGCAACCCCAGAGGCCGCCAGCAAGGTGCGCAGAATTCCACCGACCCGCTCGGACGGCCGATGCGCAACAACGAATTCACCGACGACTACACGGTGAAGATTCCCGGCGAGATCGACGTGCAGCGGGTGCGCCGCATTCTCGAAGAACTGCGCCGCCGCCTCGCCGATCCGGCCCGTCCGCAGATCGAGCTCGACTACATCGAGCGGCTGCTGAAGGATTATTGA